In Mustela nigripes isolate SB6536 chromosome 10, MUSNIG.SB6536, whole genome shotgun sequence, one DNA window encodes the following:
- the MUC1 gene encoding mucin-1 — MTPGFQAPLFLLLLAALQLPADTAQSTDNSFSTTSSASSLTTTPGQHGGPSSTPSSASSLTTTPGHHSSRSLSTTPRHHSGPSPNTTTGHHSGTSQTTTTGHHSGPSPNTTTGHHSGPGHHSGPSPTTTTGHHSGPSPSTTPGHHSGPTEHHSGPSLTTMTGQHSGRSPTTTPGHHSGRSPSTTPRHHSSPSPSTTPGHHSGRSPSTTPGHHSGPTEHHSSRSPSTTPGHHSGPSPSTTPGHHSGPSPSTTAGQHSGPSPSTTPGHHSGSSLTTTSRHHGVPTLTRSSASSSTATSGQHGGTSPTHIPPASTALRGPEPPTPSYHSTSPQSLSISVFSLSFSIENRHFNSSLEDPGSSYYQELQRNISELFWQIYKKEGFLGLFNIKFRAGSVVVESSLAFRKGATDAHSVQTQLEENKKKFAAYHLSISNVRAQDVSPLSSGQSGSGVPGWGIALLVLVCVLVALAIICVIALTVCQCCRKNCGQLDIFPARDAYHPMSEYPTYHTHGRYVPPGSRRSPYEEVSAGNGGFASVNPSTSATSANL; from the exons ATGACACCGGGCTTCCaggcccctctcttcctcctgctcctggcaGCCCTGCAGCTTCCAG CTGACACTGCACAGTCTACTGATAACTCATTCTCGACCACCAGCTCAGCCTCGAGCTTGACCACCACCCCCGGACAGCATGGGGGCCCGAGCTCGACCCCCAGCTCAGCCTCGAGCTTGACCACCACCCCCGGACACCACAGCAGCCGGTCGCTGTCCACCACGCCTAGACATCACAGCGGCCCGTCCCCGAACACCACCACCGGACACCACAGCGGCACGTCCCAGACCACCACGACCGGACACCACAGCGGCCCGTCCCCGAACACCACCACCGGACACCACAGCGGCCCG GGACACCACAGCGGCCCGTCCCCGACCACCACGACCGGACACCACAGCGGCCCGTCCCCGTCCACCACGCCGGGACACCACAGCGGCCCTACTGAACACCACAGCGGTCCGTCCCTGACCACCATGACCGGACAACACAGCGGCCGGTCACCGACCACCACCCCCGGACACCACAGTGGCCGGTCGCCGTCCACCACGCCCAGACACCACAGCAGCCCGTCCCCCTCCACCACGCCCGGACACCACAGCGGCCGGTCGCCGTCCACCACCCCTGGACACCACAGCGGCCCCACTGAACACCACAGCAGCCGGTCCCCGTCCACCACGCCCGGACACCACAGCGGCCCGTCGCCGTCCACCACGCCCGGACACCACAGCGGCCCGTCCCCGTCCACCACGGCCGGACAGCACAGCGGCCCGTCGCCGTCCACCACGCCCGGACACCACAGCGGATCGTCCCTGACCACCACTTCCCGACACCATGGCGTCCCGACCTTGACCCGCAGCTCAGCCTCGAGCTCGACCGCCACCTCCGGACAGCACGGTGGCACATCCCCGACCCACATCCCGCCCGCCAGCACCGCTCTCCGTGGCCCGGAACCTCCCACGCCCTCCTATCACAGCACTTCTCCCCAGTCTCTGAGCATCTCTGTCTTCTCGCTGTCCTTCTCCATCGAGAACCGTCATTTTAACTCTTCTCTGGAAGATCCGGGCTCTAGCTACTACCAGGAGCTGCAGAGGAACATTTCTGAGTTG TTTTGGCAGATTTATAAGAAGGAAGGTTTTCTGGGCCTCTTTAATATCAAATTCAG AGCAGGATCGGTGGTGGTCGAATCGAGCCTGGCCTTCCGAAAGGGTGCCACGGATGCCCACAGCGTGCAGACACAGTtggaagagaacaaaaaaaaatttgccgCATATCACCTGTCCATCTCGAATGTCAGGG CACAAGATGTGTCGCCCCTTTCCTCTGGCCAGTCTGGgtctggggtacctggctgggGCATTGCTCTGCTGGTGCTGGTCTGTGTCCTGGTGGCACTCGCCATCATCTGTGTCATTGCTCTG ACGGTGTGTCAGTGCTGCCGAAAGAACTGTGGGCAGCTGGACATCTTCCCAGCCCGCGACGCCTATCACCCTATGAGCGAGTACCCCACCTACCACACCCACGGGCGCTACGTGCCTCCGGGCAGCAGACGCAGCCCCTATGAGGAG GTCTCTGCAGGCAACGGGGGCTTCGCGTCCGTGAACCCGAGCACGTCAGCCACTTCCGCCAACCTGTAG